A region of Streptomyces sp. NBC_00654 DNA encodes the following proteins:
- a CDS encoding FAD-dependent oxidoreductase, translated as MPDTPSHPRSPAAPGAGAAHDTDLIVVGGGPAGCAAARMAASVGMRSVLVEPDTLCRNLYRVTALNNVLGGYTSGPALAEAITAELKSTRLCRQELGRHVVELRADDDHIAVTLDTGARLTAPYAVVATGVGPLQPRDVSWITAPGSLTLPPLWQAGADDAEGRTLLVLGGDRPIGTFLRAHPATGTRLLVAYPDTDAYKTEEIRDDPRVTLLPVAHLTLTPSEGASVTAEAVSGGGERRTVTADAAYLSLGSAPTAPHGDLMRGADGYCPPTGQHPRVLVAGDLRSARFQRIMTALGSGGEAALHAYYAARELPAGD; from the coding sequence CGCCGCACACGACACCGACCTGATCGTCGTCGGAGGCGGCCCGGCAGGCTGTGCCGCCGCGCGTATGGCGGCCAGTGTCGGCATGCGCTCGGTCCTGGTCGAGCCGGACACCCTGTGCCGCAACCTCTACCGTGTCACCGCCCTGAACAACGTCCTCGGCGGCTACACCAGCGGCCCCGCGCTCGCCGAGGCCATCACCGCGGAGCTGAAGAGCACGCGGCTGTGCCGTCAGGAACTCGGCCGTCATGTCGTCGAACTCCGCGCGGACGACGACCACATCGCCGTCACCCTGGACACGGGTGCCCGCCTCACCGCTCCGTACGCCGTCGTCGCCACCGGCGTCGGCCCCCTCCAGCCCCGCGACGTCTCCTGGATCACCGCTCCAGGCAGCCTCACCCTGCCCCCGCTCTGGCAGGCGGGCGCGGACGACGCCGAGGGACGTACCCTCCTCGTCCTCGGCGGCGACCGTCCGATCGGCACGTTTCTGCGCGCCCATCCGGCCACCGGCACCCGCCTGCTCGTGGCGTACCCGGACACCGACGCGTACAAGACCGAGGAGATCCGCGACGATCCCCGGGTCACGCTCCTGCCCGTCGCACACCTGACCCTGACTCCCTCCGAAGGCGCCTCGGTGACGGCGGAGGCGGTGAGCGGGGGCGGGGAGCGGCGGACGGTCACGGCGGACGCCGCCTACCTGAGCCTCGGAAGCGCGCCCACCGCCCCGCACGGTGACCTCATGCGCGGTGCGGACGGTTACTGCCCACCGACCGGCCAGCACCCCCGCGTCCTCGTCGCCGGTGACCTGCGCTCCGCCCGCTTCCAGCGGATCATGACCGCCCTGGGCTCGGGCGGCGAGGCCGCGCTGCACGCCTACTACGCCGCGCGGGAGTTGCCCGCCGGGGACTGA